A section of the Alkalispirochaeta americana genome encodes:
- a CDS encoding CHASE2 domain-containing protein produces MAKAQSVLERYYFIPFIATALIAGLSLLPQYQALERGSYDILLGIRPPVEERPEFLLLNADDLAVAQVGMWPWSRHIMADGLILMREFDLNYAVFDIEYVDRSPQGVDSLFLNQEIPQAFSREFEALEDNITALFAALHQGAIPLDEAEEYIFQLVDLSRASRERLLEEVRSIARDNDEYLGQAARFFGKAFFTTTMLPDDVGLVAVGDEHRRFILDSISLENVTGDLELLPEARDIQPAIPPVLRRAAGAGFPNVLVDPDGVRRRVDLLSRYQDRIFGQLAFRPLLHWLGSPDIEVEPRRIILRDARHPDGDQRDITIPLSHDGKMLVTWPPKRYDQSFRHLSFNDLYVHGLLEQDLTANLEAMDGAGFLQFGESGPDLLPAYRYAEKLREEGLVTGDPEVIEEYYEVRAFFFEALKAFLAGDAEETLQGELQRIIAHPDTPGALRETYREVQEDVEAFFTASRDIWRRLQEIRERLGRELSGSFAVLGHTSISTTDIGVNPFDGQYINVGLHPSVANTILTEDFLREAPPWHSLVAAILLSLVAARLIRDVKPLQAAGIGVGLLVAIVAVGTGLFVGLGWYIATITPLLAVFLTSVAISLAKFLKAEGEKSFYLSAFSRYLSADVIDQIIEDPERLKLGGDSKELTAIFTDVKGFSTIAEQMTPADLVKLLNEYLTAMSDIILGLYGTIDKYEGDAIIAFFGAPLDQDDHTWRACAAAVRMKAIERELNPRFLESGLAPGELLTRVGINAGEMVVGNMGTPKKMDYTIMGHAVNLAARLEGVNKQYGTWTLTTERTIGAAGLDAFLARRLDRVRVVGVHEPIRLYEIITESSTAREEERELADIFLQGLTLFEERDFTGASKYFREAKKRAPQDGPSTVYLERCAKYQKTPPAETWDGVYNLTSK; encoded by the coding sequence ATGGCAAAAGCTCAATCGGTGCTGGAACGGTATTATTTCATTCCTTTCATCGCCACCGCCCTCATTGCAGGCCTCTCGCTGCTTCCCCAATACCAGGCCCTGGAGCGAGGAAGCTACGACATACTCCTGGGAATACGTCCTCCTGTTGAGGAGCGTCCGGAGTTCCTGCTCCTTAACGCCGACGATCTGGCAGTAGCCCAAGTGGGAATGTGGCCCTGGAGCCGGCACATCATGGCCGACGGACTGATCCTGATGCGAGAGTTTGACCTGAACTACGCCGTCTTCGATATCGAGTATGTCGACCGAAGTCCCCAGGGGGTGGACTCGCTCTTCCTGAACCAGGAGATCCCCCAGGCCTTCTCCCGGGAGTTTGAAGCCCTGGAAGATAATATCACGGCCCTCTTTGCGGCACTCCACCAGGGAGCCATCCCCCTGGATGAGGCCGAGGAATATATCTTTCAACTGGTTGATCTCTCCCGGGCCTCCCGGGAACGCCTGCTGGAAGAGGTTCGGTCCATCGCCCGGGACAACGATGAGTACCTGGGACAGGCAGCCCGGTTCTTCGGAAAAGCCTTCTTCACCACCACCATGCTCCCCGACGACGTGGGACTGGTTGCGGTGGGGGACGAGCACCGGCGGTTTATCCTGGACTCTATCTCCCTGGAAAACGTCACAGGCGATCTGGAACTCCTGCCCGAGGCCAGGGACATTCAGCCTGCCATCCCCCCCGTACTCCGCCGCGCTGCCGGGGCGGGGTTCCCCAACGTCCTGGTAGACCCCGACGGGGTCCGGCGCCGGGTCGATCTCCTGTCCCGCTATCAGGACCGCATTTTTGGCCAGCTTGCCTTCCGGCCTCTCCTCCACTGGCTGGGGAGTCCCGATATCGAGGTGGAGCCGAGGCGGATCATCTTGCGCGATGCCCGTCATCCCGATGGGGACCAGCGGGATATCACCATCCCCCTGAGCCACGATGGCAAAATGCTCGTGACCTGGCCACCCAAACGGTACGATCAGAGCTTTCGCCACCTCTCGTTCAACGATCTCTACGTGCACGGGCTCCTCGAGCAGGATCTGACAGCAAATCTTGAAGCCATGGATGGGGCAGGGTTTCTCCAGTTTGGCGAGTCCGGCCCGGATCTCCTGCCGGCCTACCGCTACGCCGAAAAGCTGCGCGAAGAAGGCCTCGTCACGGGAGATCCCGAGGTGATCGAGGAATATTATGAGGTCCGGGCCTTTTTCTTTGAAGCTCTGAAGGCCTTCCTGGCCGGAGACGCCGAGGAGACGCTCCAGGGCGAACTGCAACGGATCATCGCACACCCGGACACGCCCGGAGCACTTCGAGAGACCTACCGCGAGGTCCAGGAGGATGTGGAAGCCTTCTTTACCGCCTCCCGCGACATATGGCGACGGCTCCAGGAGATCCGGGAACGGCTGGGACGGGAACTCTCCGGCTCCTTCGCTGTTTTGGGCCACACCAGTATCTCCACCACTGATATCGGGGTGAACCCCTTTGACGGCCAGTACATCAACGTTGGCCTTCACCCCTCAGTAGCGAACACCATTCTCACAGAAGACTTCCTGCGGGAGGCCCCGCCCTGGCACAGCCTGGTTGCAGCGATTCTTCTCAGCCTTGTCGCAGCCCGCCTTATTCGCGATGTGAAACCCCTTCAGGCGGCAGGAATCGGCGTTGGCCTGCTGGTTGCCATAGTGGCCGTGGGAACGGGTCTCTTTGTCGGGCTGGGCTGGTACATCGCTACAATCACCCCCCTGCTGGCGGTTTTCCTCACCTCCGTAGCGATCTCGCTGGCCAAGTTCCTGAAAGCCGAGGGCGAAAAAAGTTTCTATCTCTCGGCCTTTTCCCGCTACCTCTCGGCCGATGTGATCGACCAGATCATCGAAGACCCGGAGCGGCTCAAGCTGGGCGGCGACAGCAAGGAGCTGACAGCAATCTTCACCGACGTAAAGGGCTTCTCTACCATCGCCGAGCAGATGACTCCGGCCGATCTGGTAAAGCTCCTGAACGAATATCTCACCGCCATGAGCGATATCATCCTGGGCCTCTACGGCACTATCGACAAGTACGAGGGCGACGCGATTATCGCTTTTTTTGGAGCTCCCCTGGACCAGGACGATCACACCTGGCGTGCCTGCGCTGCGGCGGTACGCATGAAGGCGATCGAGCGGGAACTGAACCCCCGCTTTCTCGAGTCGGGGCTGGCCCCGGGCGAGCTTCTCACCCGGGTGGGGATCAATGCCGGCGAGATGGTAGTAGGGAACATGGGAACGCCCAAGAAAATGGACTACACCATCATGGGCCACGCCGTGAACCTGGCGGCCCGGCTTGAGGGGGTCAACAAGCAGTACGGCACCTGGACGCTCACCACGGAGCGAACCATCGGCGCAGCCGGTCTCGATGCCTTCCTGGCACGCCGTCTGGACCGCGTGAGAGTGGTGGGGGTTCATGAACCGATCCGACTCTACGAGATTATCACCGAGAGCAGCACTGCCCGGGAGGAGGAGCGGGAACTGGCGGATATCTTTCTCCAGGGGCTCACCCTTTTCGAGGAACGAGACTTCACAGGGGCGTCAAAATACTTTCGGGAGGCGAAAAAGCGAGCTCCCCAGGATGGGCCGTCCACGGTCTACCTGGAACGATGTGCAAAATACCAGAAAACTCCCCCGGCAGAAACCTGGGACGGTGTGTATAACCTCACCAGCAAGTAG
- a CDS encoding flagellar motor switch protein FliG gives MEEYRRAAGAYRKIQGLMKDTAPPEEPRTRRSPPGDTSRPAPPSGDASSGEAPSGGASSPKESSQLRQAAVFLALMGREEAARVLRSMKPAEAEQILEAMAHLGPISPREARKVLARFGSTAAAPRREARSGPETAREILVRAFGQDEGDRRFYELLPEERPHRFAFLQDVEGKQLAALLRRESPAVVAILVAHMPEAAAARLLEALDPGLKIEVVRRVSSLGRVEGGILETVEERLRARLESLGTPQGEEIAGEERLAEILRYMDLSSGDRILASLDDTDQDLAEKVRTHMTSLEDIAYLSDRDLQKILQSVDDQDISVILKGKRPDLAERLLANMSDRRREMVELHRESLGPMRRRDVDRVTGDFVRLVRTMAARGEVVIRLPGEEFSSG, from the coding sequence ATGGAAGAATACCGCCGTGCCGCTGGAGCGTACCGGAAGATCCAGGGGCTGATGAAAGATACCGCTCCCCCCGAGGAGCCTCGTACCCGCCGGTCTCCGCCCGGAGACACCTCCAGACCGGCCCCGCCTTCCGGTGATGCCTCTTCCGGTGAGGCTCCTTCCGGTGGTGCCTCTTCCCCGAAAGAGTCGTCGCAGCTCCGTCAGGCGGCGGTTTTCCTTGCTCTTATGGGGCGCGAAGAGGCTGCCCGGGTTTTGCGGAGCATGAAACCGGCTGAGGCGGAGCAGATTCTTGAGGCGATGGCCCATCTGGGGCCTATCTCGCCCCGGGAAGCCCGGAAAGTTCTTGCCCGATTCGGTTCCACAGCAGCCGCCCCGCGCCGCGAAGCCCGATCTGGCCCCGAGACGGCCCGGGAGATCCTGGTCCGCGCCTTTGGCCAGGACGAGGGAGACCGCCGTTTCTACGAGCTCCTGCCGGAAGAACGGCCTCACCGGTTTGCCTTCCTGCAGGATGTGGAGGGCAAGCAACTGGCGGCGCTGTTGCGCCGGGAATCTCCGGCGGTGGTGGCAATTCTGGTGGCTCATATGCCCGAAGCAGCGGCGGCTCGCCTTCTTGAGGCCCTTGATCCGGGACTGAAGATCGAGGTGGTGCGACGAGTGTCCTCCCTGGGCCGGGTGGAGGGGGGCATCCTGGAAACGGTGGAAGAGCGGTTGCGGGCTCGCCTGGAATCGCTGGGCACGCCCCAGGGCGAGGAGATTGCCGGGGAAGAACGGCTGGCCGAGATTCTCCGGTACATGGACCTCTCGTCGGGGGATCGCATTCTGGCATCCCTGGACGATACCGACCAGGATCTGGCCGAGAAGGTCAGAACGCACATGACCAGTCTGGAGGACATTGCGTACCTCTCCGATCGGGATCTGCAGAAGATCCTCCAGAGTGTGGACGATCAGGATATTTCGGTGATCCTGAAAGGGAAACGACCAGATTTGGCCGAACGGCTCCTGGCAAACATGAGCGATCGCCGACGGGAAATGGTGGAGCTTCACCGGGAATCGCTGGGGCCGATGCGCCGCCGCGATGTGGACCGTGTAACCGGTGATTTTGTGCGCCTTGTGCGGACCATGGCGGCCCGGGGTGAGGTGGTGATCCGGCTTCCCGGTGAGGAGTTCTCCTCTGGTTAG